DNA sequence from the Novosphingobium sp. KACC 22771 genome:
GCGCGGCGCGGCACGCTGATCCATGCTTTGCTCGAACGCCTGCCCGGCGCGGCCGATCCGATGGGGGCGGCGCTGACATGGCTGGCACGGCAAGCGCGCGATATGGACGAGGCGGCGCATCGCGAGATGGCGCAGGCCGCCATCGACGTGCTGGCCAACCCGGAATGGGCGGACCTGTTCGGGCCGGATGCTCTGGCCGAAGTGCCTATTGCCGCCACGGTCGGGCCGCAGGTGGTGGCCGGGACCATCGACCGCTTGCTGATTATGCCAGATCTTATCCGCCTGATTGACTTCAAGACCGCGCGCCGCCCGGCCACCCATGCCGCGCAGGTTTCCGTCGCGATCCTGCGCCAGATGGCGGCCTATGTTGCCGCGCTGGAGGTTGCCTATCCGGGGCGGCGGGTCGAGGCGGCGCTGCTCTATACCACCGGGCCGCATCTCATCGCCTTGTCCGAAAGCCTGCTGGCCCCGCACAAGGCCAGCTTAAGGCCCGCGCAGGAAAGCTTGACGGTCTAGGGTGGTTGCGCCCGCCCCATCATCGACTATCTTAGACACAACATTTCAGGAGATTTCAGGCCATGGCCACGATCAAGGTTACCGACGCAAGCTTTTCCACCGACGTGCTGGCTTCTGACAAGCCGGTTGTGGTCGATTTCTGGGCCGACTGGTGCGGTCCTTGCAAGATGATCGGCCCGGCTCTGGAAGAGCTGAGCGAAGAACTGGGCGAGGAAGTGACCATCGCCAAGGTGGACATCATGGAAAACACCGAAACCGCCAGCCAGTTCGGCGTCCAGTCGATCCCGCTGCTGCTGGTGTTCAAGGATGGCAAGCCGGTTGCGCAAAAGCTGGGCGCGGCGCCCAAGAGCCAGCTCAAGGCCTGGATTCAGGGCGCGCTCTGATCGTTTCGATGTGGGGCAGAGCGCAGGCAAGCGTTTTGCCCCACATAAATCAGAAACGGACCCCGACGCCGGTCACAACCTGATTGCGGGTAAAGCCCGAGCTGTAATTGGTATAGCGATATTCGGCCAACACATAGGCCGGTCCAAAGATCGTCTGTTGAATTCCGGCGCCTGCGCGAATGCCGCTCAGATTGACGTTGTCGCTAAAGATCATCGACAGGCCATGGCCGTAATAGCCCGCCTCGCTGGCGAAATTGCCGTTGGCATAACCCAGTTTGCCATAGATCCTCGTTGAAGGCAGGATCTTGAGGCTGACCCGGCCGCCGACATAAAGATCGCGCCCGATCCGCAAATATGACGAGCCGAAATTGTGGCGCCCCGTACTGCCGTTGATTTCGGCATCCGCCCCGATCGACAGGATCGACGCCACGGGCAGATCATAGCCAATTGCGCCGCCATAGACCGTACCATTGACCTTGCTGGAGCCGAACGCATTGACGACCGGGGAAGTTGTCGATTGCGCCACGCTGTCCCAGCCAACAACCGCTTCTGCGCGCAGTTTGCCGCCTGCGAATGCCGGGGTTGAGAAAAGACAGATGGAGGAAAGAATTGTAC
Encoded proteins:
- a CDS encoding outer membrane protein yields the protein MAQSTTSPVVNAFGSSKVNGTVYGGAIGYDLPVASILSIGADAEINGSTGRHNFGSSYLRIGRDLYVGGRVSLKILPSTRIYGKLGYANGNFASEAGYYGHGLSMIFSDNVNLSGIRAGAGIQQTIFGPAYVLAEYRYTNYSSGFTRNQVVTGVGVRF
- the trxA gene encoding thioredoxin; translated protein: MATIKVTDASFSTDVLASDKPVVVDFWADWCGPCKMIGPALEELSEELGEEVTIAKVDIMENTETASQFGVQSIPLLLVFKDGKPVAQKLGAAPKSQLKAWIQGAL